The following are from one region of the Oncorhynchus masou masou isolate Uvic2021 chromosome 24, UVic_Omas_1.1, whole genome shotgun sequence genome:
- the LOC135512389 gene encoding nuclear factor NF-kappa-B p100 subunit-like: protein MSGALRMDEAQYSMKMIENELMMNLSYEFMPPVDVKIEPYVPETAHGPYIQIIEEPKQRGFRFRYECEGPSHGGLPGASSERNRRTYPTVKVSNYVGIARVEVQLVTHSDPPQVHAHSLVGRQCCTESGICSMDVGPNDLTAQFSNLGILHVTKRGVGEVLCKRLRDEKRRQGGQHYHFTDAEEQAIGREAKELGKIMDLNIVRLKFTAYLQDSNGGFSRALKPVVSNPIYDSKSPNASNLKISRMDKTSGSVLGGDEIFLLCDKVQKDDIEIRFYEEDDGSWEAFGDFSPTDVHKQYAIVFKTPPYHSAEIERQVTVFLQLKRKKGGDCSDPKQFTYVPRVQDKEEVQRKKQKPFSYNDQWRGPLGGAGGAGRGAGGFGGGAGGGFQFNQQMNGTGWMGGGFSGFGGGGAQMSGTTAQAEGTQQQQAGGMARQTPGQTSPPLQQQLFQIAATLQSRATQMSKQTAGALLQYCTTGDVRVLLAMQRHLCGVQDKNGDTPLHLAIIHQQSAVTQQLVHTLLTIQQHKVLNKLNHLGQTPLHLAVITRQVKVVDVLLRAGADPTLLDRDGRTALHLAALAGDDVTLRVLLGHLGERYLHLVNMADYHGLHPLHLAVCKGGERCLRLLVEGGAKINAPEQKSGCSALHLAVRENYFKVACTLITELKADVNMCTFGGNTPLHLAASRSSPPLCSMLIAAGADKNLENDEPLFFSSSSSDEEQEDGPVRDFREPAIQPLPNTTPLSEGEQVNPRKRSATGHTPFDLAKCHKVRNLLDTRPSPKPSQQSSKKPKPSSMEERGQLDSETLSKLCELLSLNDVPWRQLAEKLNMLSLAHLYQESPLPCHNLLENYQLGGGPVEGLVEALQSLGLTEGVRLLRQAELREDKQNTDQTVDSGFASQPMEEEMEPALANQ from the exons ATGTCTGGAGCACTGAG AATGGATGAAGCTCAGTACAGCATGAAAATGATTGAAAATGAG CTGATGATGAATTTGTCCTATGAGTTCATGCCCCCTGTGGATGTCAAGATCGAGCCCTATGTACCGGAGACCG CTCATGGACCCTACATTCAGATCATTGAGGAGCCCAAACAG AGAGGCTTCAGATTCCGCTATGAGTGTGAGGGTCCGTCCCACGGTGGGCTCCCAGGGGCCTCAAGCGAGAGGAACAGGAGGACCTATCCAACTGTCAAG gTGTCTAACTATGTGGGGATTGCCAGGGTGGAGGTGCAGCTCGTGACCCACTCAGACCCCCCCCAGGTCCACGCTCACAGTCTGGTGGGGAGGCAGTGCTGCACGGAGAGTGGCATATGCAGTATGGATGTGGGCCCAAACGACCTCACAGCACA gttcaGTAACCTGGGCATCCTTCATGTCActaagagaggggtgggggaagtGTTGTGCAAGAGACtgagagatgagaagaggaggCAAGGGGGGCAGCACTATCATTTTACTG ATGCAGAAGAACAAGCCATAGGGAGAGAAGCCAAGGAGCTTGGGAAGATCATGGACCTGAACATAGTGAGGTTAAAGTTCACTGCCTACCTCCAGGACAGTAACGGCGGGTTCTCTAGGGCCCTGAAGCCGGTGGTCTCCAACCCCATCTATGACAGCA AGTCACCCAATGCCTCGAACCTGAAGATCTCCCGTATGGATAAGACCAGTGGGTCTGTGCTGGGAGGAGATGAGATCTTCCTATTGTGTGACAAAGTACAGAAAG ATGACATTGAGATCCGCTTTTATGAAGAGGATGATGGAAGCTGGGAGGCCTTTGGTGATTTCTCTCCAACTGATGTCCACAAGCAG TACGCCATTGTGTTTAAGACGCCGCCGTACCACAGCGCCGAGATCGAGCGTCAAGTCACTGTATTCCTCCAGTTGAAAAGGAAGAAAGGTGGCGACTGCAGCGACCCCAAGCAGTTTACCTACGTTCCCCGAGTTCAAG ATAAAGAGGAGGTGCAGCGTAAAAAGCAGAAGCCCTTCTCCTATAATGACCAATGGAGAGGACCTCTGGGAGGGGCTGGGGGTGCAGGGAGAGGGGCCGGAGGATTCGGAGGCGGAGCCGGTGGCG GCTTCCAGTTTAACCAGCAGATGAATGGAACGGGGTGGATGGGGGGTGGATTCTCTGGTTTTGGGGGCGGTGGAGCCCAGATGTCAGGCACCACTGCCCAGGCTGAGGGGACCCAGCAACAACAGGCAGGAGGGATGGCTAGACAGACGCCAGGACAGACATCCCCACCACTACAACAGCAGCTCTTCCAGATTG CTGCCACTCTCCAGAGCAGGGCCACTCAGATGAGCAAGCAGACAGCTGGGGCTCTACTACAGTACTGCACCACTGGGGACGTCCGGGTCCTTCTGGCAATGCAGAGACACCTATGTGGGGTCCAGGATAAAAACGGAGACAC GCCTTTGCACCTGGCCATCATTCACCAGCAATCAGCTGTCACCCAGCAGCTGGTTCATACACTCCTCACCATCCAGCAACACAAAGTCCTCAACAAGCTCAACCACCTCGGCCAG actcCTCTCCATCTGGCGGTGATCACCAGGCAGGTTAAGGTGGTGGATGTTCTCCTCCGGGCCGGAGCAGACCCCACCCTGCTGGACCGGGACGGCCGGACCGCCCTGCACCTGGCAGCGCTGGCCGGGGACGACGTCACACTCCGGGTCCTGCTGGGCCACCTAGGAGAACGCTACCTCCACCTGGTCAACATGGCCGACTATCATG gtctccatcctctccacctggCTGTTTGTAAGGGAGGAGAGCGCTGTCTGCGTCTGCTGGTGGAGGGCGGGGCGAAGATCAACGCCCCGGAGCAGAAGAGTGGATGCTCCGCCCTCCACCTGGCTGTTAGAGAGAACTACTTCAAAGTGGCCTGCACTCTCATCACAGAG CTGAAAGCAGATGTAAACATGTGTACGTTTGGAGGGAACACTCCTCTCCATCTGGCCGCCAGTCGCagctccccccctctctgctccATGCTCATTGCTGCAG GAGCCGACAAGAATCTGGAGAATGACGAGCCGCTCTTCTTCAGCTCCTCCTCGTCAGATGAGGAGCAAGAGGATGGACCAGTAAGAGATTTCAGAGAGCCGGCGATCCAACCGCTACCGAACACAACACCACTTTCAGAAGGAGAACAAGTCAACCCTCGTAAGAGGTCAGCAACAGGACATACACCCTTTGACCTGGCTAAATGTCATAAG GTGAGAAACCTTCTAGACACCAGACCGAGTCCCAAGCCCAGTCAACAATCAAGTAAAAAGCCTAAACCGAGCAGCATGGAAG AAAGAGGGCAGCTAGACAGTGAGACGCTAAGTAAGCTGTGTGAGCTCCTCAGTCTGAACGATGTGCCCTGGAGACAGCTGGCAGAGAAACTCAACATGCTCTCACTGGCACACCTATATCAGGAGAGTCCCTTGCCCTGTCACAACTTGCTGGAGAATTACCAG TTGGGTGGAGGTCCAGTGGAAGGCCTGGTGGAAGCTCTACAGTCTCTGGGTCTGACTGAAGGAGTGAGACTGCTGAGACAGGCTGAGCTGAGAGAGGACAAACAAAACACAG ATCAGACAGTGGACAGTGGCTTTGCTAGTCAGCcaatggaggaggagatggagccaGCCTTGGCCAACCAGTGA
- the LOC135512391 gene encoding PH and SEC7 domain-containing protein 1-like isoform X2, whose protein sequence is MIGVNSIHSDGRNRSRSLCSVRVRRDFRVMDPFRYPRAPRSRSLKPLSFPDLLGRSQDGQNHPQARKKKAQLGKCRALYNSIRNEKLQWTIDEEELRKSFSELADLRTDSASHTMKRIGSGLGVAQNPDALIYKNGFLVRKVHADSDGKKTPRGKRGWKTFYVMLKGLVLYLQKGEYRPEKQLSEEDLKNAVSIHHSLAMRAADYSKRPNVFYLRTADWRVFLFQAPNAEQMQSWITRINAVSAMFSAPPFPAAIGSQKKFSRPLLPGSNTKLSQEEQVKSHETRFRAISSELNELTAVIPDKKAKVRDLEEHKQREEYLEFEKTRYGTYAMLLRAKIRSGEEDLSLFESSLFDDGGLQRAHSSPTLREEHSSSSQASSAKRGGQQQ, encoded by the exons ATGATTGGTGTAAACAGCATCCATTCAGATGGGCGAAATCGCTCCCGCTCTCTTTGCTCTGTGCGTGTTCGGCGGGACTTCAGGGTGATGGATCCCTTCCGCTACCCCCGCGCCCCCCGCTCTCGTTCCCTCAAACCCTTATCCTTTCCTGACCTGCTGGGAAGGTCCCAGGATGGACAGAACCACCCACAGGCCCGCAAGAAGAAGGCACAGCTTGGAAAATGCAGG GCCTTGTACAATTCTATCAGAAACGAGAAGCTCCAGTGGACCAT CGATGAGGAGGAGTTGCGCAAGTCCTTCTCCGAGTTGGCCGATTTGCGCACTGACTCCGCCTCCCACACCATGAAGCGAATCGGCAGTGGCCTAGGCGTGGCCCAGAATCCTGACGCCCTGATCTATAAGAATGGCTTCCTGGTACGGAAGGTCCACGCAGACTCTGACGGCAAGAAAA CGCCCAGAGGTAAGAGAGGATGGAAGACGTTTTATGTCATGCTGAAGGGACTGGTCCTCTACCTGCAGAAG GGAGAGTACCGTCCAGAAAAGCAGCTGTCTGAAGAGGATCTGAAGAATGCTGTGTCCATCCACCACTCTCTGGCCATGAGGGCAGCAGACTACAGCAAGAGGCCCAACGTCTTCTACCTGCGCACTGCAGACTGGAGAGTGTTCCTCTTCCAAGCACC TAATGCAGAGCAGATGCAGTCGTGGATCACCCGTATCAACGCGGTGTCAGCCATGTTCTCAGCGCCACCCTTCCCTGCAGCCATCGGCTCTCAGAAGAAATTCAGCCGTCCGCTGCTGCCAGGCTCCAACACCAAGCTGTCTCAG GAAGAGCAGGTGAAATCCCATGAGACACGTTTCCGGGCCATCTCCTCTGAGCTGAATGAGTTAACCGCTGTAATTCCAGACAAAAAAGCCAAAGTTCGTGATCTGGAGGAGCACAAGCAACGTGAGGAGTACCTGGAGTTTGAG AAAACTCGCTACGGTACGTACGCCATGCTACTGAGGGCTAAGATCCGGAGTGGGGAAGAGGACCTGTCTCTGTTCGAGTCGAGTCTCTTTGACGATGGGGGTCTCCAGAGGGCCCACTCCAGCCCCACTCTGCGGGAGgaacacagcagcagcagccaggccAGCAGTGCCAAGAGGGgggggcagcagcagtag
- the LOC135512391 gene encoding PH and SEC7 domain-containing protein 1-like isoform X3 has protein sequence MKRIGSGLGVAQNPDALIYKNGFLVRKVHADSDGKKTPRGKRGWKTFYVMLKGLVLYLQKGEYRPEKQLSEEDLKNAVSIHHSLAMRAADYSKRPNVFYLRTADWRVFLFQAPNAEQMQSWITRINAVSAMFSAPPFPAAIGSQKKFSRPLLPGSNTKLSQEEQVKSHETRFRAISSELNELTAVIPDKKAKVRDLEEHKQREEYLEFEKTRYGTYAMLLRAKIRSGEEDLSLFESSLFDDGGLQRAHSSPTLREEHSSSSQASSAKRGGQQQ, from the exons ATGAAGCGAATCGGCAGTGGCCTAGGCGTGGCCCAGAATCCTGACGCCCTGATCTATAAGAATGGCTTCCTGGTACGGAAGGTCCACGCAGACTCTGACGGCAAGAAAA CGCCCAGAGGTAAGAGAGGATGGAAGACGTTTTATGTCATGCTGAAGGGACTGGTCCTCTACCTGCAGAAG GGAGAGTACCGTCCAGAAAAGCAGCTGTCTGAAGAGGATCTGAAGAATGCTGTGTCCATCCACCACTCTCTGGCCATGAGGGCAGCAGACTACAGCAAGAGGCCCAACGTCTTCTACCTGCGCACTGCAGACTGGAGAGTGTTCCTCTTCCAAGCACC TAATGCAGAGCAGATGCAGTCGTGGATCACCCGTATCAACGCGGTGTCAGCCATGTTCTCAGCGCCACCCTTCCCTGCAGCCATCGGCTCTCAGAAGAAATTCAGCCGTCCGCTGCTGCCAGGCTCCAACACCAAGCTGTCTCAG GAAGAGCAGGTGAAATCCCATGAGACACGTTTCCGGGCCATCTCCTCTGAGCTGAATGAGTTAACCGCTGTAATTCCAGACAAAAAAGCCAAAGTTCGTGATCTGGAGGAGCACAAGCAACGTGAGGAGTACCTGGAGTTTGAG AAAACTCGCTACGGTACGTACGCCATGCTACTGAGGGCTAAGATCCGGAGTGGGGAAGAGGACCTGTCTCTGTTCGAGTCGAGTCTCTTTGACGATGGGGGTCTCCAGAGGGCCCACTCCAGCCCCACTCTGCGGGAGgaacacagcagcagcagccaggccAGCAGTGCCAAGAGGGgggggcagcagcagtag